One part of the Xylanimonas allomyrinae genome encodes these proteins:
- a CDS encoding DUF4190 domain-containing protein yields MNSIPDPMAGQGQPPHVPQPPAEPGAWAPAPTQQPYSPQPQYAPQQSYVGQPQTPQYGGPQQAYSGQPLPYGGPQQPMYASSVEDPGKTLGLVGLIGAFVAPLVGLICSIIGYNKSKKAGFDNKLALWGIIVSAAFTVISLLACLLLLLGAVADASAS; encoded by the coding sequence GTGAACAGCATTCCCGACCCCATGGCAGGTCAAGGGCAGCCTCCCCACGTCCCGCAGCCTCCGGCCGAGCCGGGCGCATGGGCTCCGGCGCCCACCCAACAGCCGTATTCGCCGCAACCCCAGTACGCACCGCAGCAGTCCTACGTCGGACAACCGCAGACGCCGCAGTACGGCGGCCCGCAGCAGGCGTACTCCGGGCAGCCGCTCCCCTACGGAGGTCCGCAGCAGCCCATGTACGCCTCAAGCGTCGAGGATCCTGGCAAGACGTTGGGGCTGGTCGGCCTGATCGGCGCGTTCGTCGCCCCGCTGGTCGGCCTCATCTGCTCGATCATCGGCTACAACAAGTCCAAGAAGGCAGGCTTCGACAACAAGCTCGCCTTGTGGGGCATCATCGTCTCGGCCGCGTTCACCGTGATCTCACTGCTCGCTTGCTTGTTGCTGTTGTTGGGTGCTGTCGCCGATGCAAGCGCGTCCTGA
- a CDS encoding GIY-YIG nuclease family protein, which yields MVRTAPPSSTLTLAHVLVAASLDPADVLLVRHPMSNPDARKALEAGGLLAYVSEQRENSPARHQYWLNFRGEEGNSARLEACYVNHGHLGAGRFQLEDSEVLADLHGRLVIDWGSGTRTWKQNGVTAAVKPVLAILERQAPLFPGFERLVLSFADLSEIIDQPRRYAHWHTAMASINAIYLIVDTVTGKQYIGSAYGHGGLLGRWSEYVGTLHGGDRRLIEELMVDPETVERFQYSVLQVLPKTATIDDVVAVETLYKDKLLTRSFGLNAN from the coding sequence ATGGTCCGGACCGCGCCGCCGTCGTCGACGCTCACCCTCGCCCACGTCCTCGTGGCGGCCTCGCTGGACCCTGCCGACGTGCTCCTCGTGCGCCACCCGATGAGCAACCCCGACGCCCGCAAGGCTCTCGAGGCAGGCGGCCTCCTGGCATACGTCAGCGAACAGCGGGAGAACTCTCCCGCCCGGCATCAGTACTGGCTGAACTTCCGCGGCGAAGAAGGAAACAGCGCCCGCCTCGAGGCCTGCTACGTCAACCATGGGCATCTCGGCGCGGGCAGGTTCCAGCTCGAGGACTCCGAGGTGCTGGCCGACCTTCACGGTCGGCTCGTCATCGACTGGGGCTCCGGCACCCGGACCTGGAAACAGAACGGCGTCACAGCCGCCGTCAAGCCGGTGCTGGCGATCCTGGAACGCCAGGCTCCGCTGTTTCCCGGGTTCGAGCGGCTCGTCCTGAGCTTTGCCGACCTCAGCGAGATCATCGACCAGCCCCGCCGGTACGCGCACTGGCACACGGCGATGGCATCGATCAACGCCATCTACCTGATCGTCGACACCGTCACCGGCAAGCAGTACATCGGATCGGCGTACGGGCACGGCGGTCTGCTCGGACGCTGGTCGGAGTATGTCGGCACCCTGCATGGCGGCGACAGGAGACTCATCGAGGAGCTCATGGTCGACCCCGAGACCGTCGAGCGTTTCCAGTACAGCGTGCTACAGGTCCTGCCGAAGACCGCAACGATCGACGACGTCGTCGCCGTCGAGACCCTGTACAAGGACAAGCTGCTCACAAGGAGCTTCGGCCTCAACGCCAACTGA
- a CDS encoding IS256 family transposase: MTAPYIVDPARLLKDALAESSPDLMRSLLQTMINALLSEHADAVVGAEWGQRSPDRQAQRNGYRHREMDTRVGTIDVAIPKLREGTYFPDWLLERRKRAESALTTVVADCYLAGVSTRRMDKLVKTLGIDGLSKSQVSRMAADLDDQVDAFRHRPLGESGPFTFVAADALTMKVREHGRVINSVVLVATGVNGDGHREVLGTRVVTSETGPAWNEFFADLVARGLAGVKLVTSDAHAGLVEAVAANLPGATWQRCRTHYAANLMAACPKASWPAVKAMLHSVYDQPTETAVHAQFDQLLDMVAAALPDVHDHLDAARADVLAFTSFPKEIWRQIWSNNPNERLNKEIRRRTDVVGIFPNRDAIVRLVGAVLAEQHDEWAEGRRYLSLDALKRARTPLTVMTTDVVPTQALTIGAAA; encoded by the coding sequence ATGACCGCTCCCTACATTGTCGACCCCGCACGTCTGCTCAAGGACGCGCTGGCCGAGTCGTCACCCGACCTGATGCGCTCACTGCTGCAGACGATGATCAACGCCCTGCTGTCCGAGCACGCCGACGCCGTCGTCGGCGCGGAGTGGGGCCAACGCTCCCCAGACCGTCAGGCGCAGCGCAACGGCTACCGCCACCGTGAGATGGACACCCGGGTGGGCACGATCGACGTCGCGATCCCAAAGCTGCGCGAGGGAACGTACTTCCCGGACTGGCTCCTCGAGCGCCGCAAGCGCGCCGAGTCCGCCCTGACCACCGTCGTGGCCGACTGCTACCTGGCAGGTGTGAGCACCCGCCGGATGGACAAGCTCGTCAAGACGTTGGGGATCGACGGCCTCTCGAAGTCGCAGGTCTCCCGCATGGCCGCAGACCTCGACGACCAGGTCGACGCGTTCCGCCACCGCCCACTGGGCGAGTCGGGTCCGTTCACGTTCGTCGCCGCGGACGCGCTGACGATGAAGGTCCGTGAGCACGGCCGCGTGATCAACTCCGTCGTCCTCGTGGCGACCGGTGTGAATGGTGACGGGCACCGCGAGGTCCTCGGCACCCGGGTCGTGACCAGCGAGACGGGGCCGGCGTGGAACGAGTTCTTCGCCGACCTCGTCGCGCGCGGCCTGGCCGGCGTCAAGCTCGTCACTTCCGACGCGCACGCCGGCCTGGTCGAGGCCGTCGCGGCGAACCTGCCCGGCGCGACCTGGCAGCGCTGCCGCACCCACTACGCCGCGAACCTCATGGCCGCCTGCCCCAAGGCGTCCTGGCCCGCGGTCAAGGCCATGCTGCACTCGGTCTACGACCAGCCCACCGAGACCGCGGTCCACGCCCAGTTCGACCAGCTCCTCGACATGGTCGCCGCCGCCCTACCCGACGTGCACGACCACCTCGACGCCGCCCGCGCAGACGTCCTCGCCTTCACGAGCTTCCCGAAAGAGATCTGGCGCCAGATCTGGTCGAACAATCCCAACGAGCGTCTCAACAAGGAGATCCGCCGCCGCACCGACGTCGTGGGGATCTTCCCCAACCGGGACGCCATCGTCCGCCTCGTAGGCGCCGTCCTAGCCGAGCAGCACGACGAATGGGCCGAAGGGCGCCGCTACCTCTCCCTCGACGCGCTCAAGCGGGCACGAACCCCGCTGACCGTCATGACGACCGACGTCGTCCCGACCCAGGCCCTCACGATCGGAGCCGCCGCCTGA
- a CDS encoding DUF6973 domain-containing protein: MRRKRPTPHHAPPRLSFPGPGLHNGKGDAYRHCYWNALMTIGIGESAAEKIASNHEALGGGPKKEKDMDLANNKTGRATGKELKTKAASSKRCSALAKQGKLVTLK, translated from the coding sequence ATGCGTCGAAAGCGGCCGACACCGCATCACGCTCCGCCAAGACTCTCTTTTCCCGGACCTGGCCTGCACAACGGCAAGGGTGACGCATACAGACACTGCTACTGGAACGCGCTCATGACGATAGGCATTGGAGAGAGCGCCGCGGAGAAGATTGCATCAAACCATGAAGCGTTAGGAGGTGGCCCGAAGAAGGAGAAGGACATGGACCTCGCTAACAATAAGACCGGTCGCGCAACAGGAAAGGAACTCAAGACGAAGGCTGCGAGCAGTAAGCGCTGCTCAGCTCTCGCAAAGCAGGGGAAGCTGGTGACCCTTAAGTAA
- a CDS encoding IS5 family transposase: protein MLEPLLPVKARGRKAGLLRRQIDGIRFRLRTGCPWRDVPEDRYGPWHSVYRRFRDWQRDGTWVKVIDRLRTISDGAGLIGWDLNLDSTIARVHQHAAGARKRPDLLVEPPGDEPADHGLGHSRGGWTTKIHAVCEQGQKLMGMVVTAGHRGDSPQFEPVLDTVKVHRPGGVRRPRTRPHRVRADRAYSSAANRALLRRRHIRATIPDKIDQQANRKKKGSAGGRPPKVDSATTSCGPRSSACSTDSSGGGPWPRGSTSSSCATRPP from the coding sequence GTGCTCGAGCCGTTGCTGCCGGTCAAGGCGCGCGGCCGCAAGGCAGGGCTTCTGCGCCGGCAGATCGACGGGATCCGGTTCCGGCTCCGCACGGGCTGCCCGTGGCGGGACGTGCCCGAGGACCGGTACGGGCCGTGGCACAGCGTGTATCGGCGGTTCCGGGACTGGCAGCGCGACGGCACCTGGGTCAAGGTCATCGACCGGCTGCGCACCATCAGCGACGGCGCCGGGCTGATCGGGTGGGACCTGAACCTCGACTCCACGATCGCTCGCGTCCACCAGCACGCCGCCGGAGCGCGCAAGCGCCCGGATCTGCTGGTCGAGCCGCCCGGGGACGAGCCGGCCGACCACGGGCTGGGCCACTCCCGGGGCGGGTGGACCACGAAGATCCACGCGGTGTGCGAGCAGGGGCAGAAGCTGATGGGCATGGTCGTCACGGCCGGACACCGCGGCGACAGCCCACAGTTCGAGCCGGTGCTCGACACGGTCAAGGTGCACCGCCCGGGTGGGGTCAGGCGCCCGCGTACCCGCCCGCACAGGGTGCGCGCCGACCGGGCGTACTCCTCGGCCGCCAACCGCGCCCTGCTGCGCCGGCGCCACATCCGCGCGACGATCCCGGACAAGATCGACCAGCAGGCCAACCGGAAGAAGAAGGGCTCTGCTGGCGGGCGCCCACCCAAGGTCGACTCCGCCACCACAAGCTGCGGTCCGCGGTCGAGTGCATGTTCAACCGACTCAAGCGGTGGCGGGCCGTGGCCACGAGGTTCGACAAGCTCCAGCTGCGCTACGAGACCACCGTGA
- a CDS encoding peroxiredoxin — MTLQPGDLAPDFTLPDTHGTPVHLGDLRGEAVLVVFFPFAFSGICTGELCELRDNIEEFETAGVRLLAVSTDPVFALKAWQQQEGFGFDVLSDFWPHGTAARAYGAFDAERGHALRGSFLIDADGVIRWAVVNPRGQRRDLEAYRSALAAI; from the coding sequence ATGACGCTCCAGCCCGGGGACCTCGCCCCCGACTTCACGCTGCCCGACACGCACGGCACGCCCGTCCACCTCGGCGACCTGCGCGGTGAGGCCGTGCTCGTCGTGTTCTTCCCGTTCGCGTTCTCCGGGATCTGCACGGGCGAGCTGTGCGAGCTGCGGGACAACATCGAGGAGTTCGAGACCGCGGGCGTGCGTCTGCTCGCCGTCTCGACCGATCCGGTGTTCGCGCTCAAGGCGTGGCAGCAGCAGGAAGGGTTCGGGTTCGACGTGCTCAGCGACTTCTGGCCGCACGGGACCGCAGCGCGCGCCTACGGGGCGTTCGACGCCGAACGCGGGCACGCCCTGCGCGGGTCGTTCCTTATCGACGCAGACGGCGTGATCCGATGGGCGGTGGTCAACCCGCGCGGCCAGCGCCGTGACCTTGAGGCATACCGGTCGGCGCTCGCGGCGATCTGA
- a CDS encoding DUF3052 domain-containing protein, producing MQTDPQADRLGFTPGQVVQEFGWDDDVDDELREAIEEITGGELVDEDYDDVTDGVIVWWRSDDGDLADMLVDALTVLDDGGAVWLFTRKPGRSGHVGHDEIQEAATTAGLHAMTTFAVASDWSATQLANRGRGR from the coding sequence ATGCAGACGGATCCCCAGGCCGACCGCCTCGGGTTCACGCCCGGCCAGGTGGTGCAGGAGTTCGGCTGGGACGACGACGTCGACGACGAGCTGCGCGAGGCGATCGAAGAGATCACCGGCGGAGAGCTCGTCGACGAGGACTACGACGACGTCACCGACGGCGTCATCGTGTGGTGGCGCTCAGACGACGGCGACCTCGCCGACATGCTCGTCGACGCGCTCACCGTTCTCGACGACGGTGGTGCGGTCTGGCTGTTCACCCGCAAACCCGGTCGCTCGGGCCATGTCGGGCACGACGAGATCCAGGAAGCCGCGACGACGGCGGGACTGCACGCCATGACCACGTTCGCGGTCGCGAGCGACTGGTCGGCGACGCAGCTCGCCAACCGCGGACGCGGGCGCTGA
- the aceE gene encoding pyruvate dehydrogenase (acetyl-transferring), homodimeric type — translation MASYDETGPLINGLLSSVPDIDPGETAEWVESFDGLIDDKGGPRARYVMLNLLRRARERNVAIPASFATPYVNTIGVHEEPYFPGDEALERKYRSWIRWNAAVLVTRAQKPGIGVGGHISSYASVATLTEVGLNHFFRGKDHPGGGDQVYFQGHSSPGMYARAYLEGRLSQEDLDGFRQEKSKGAHGLPSYPHPRLLPEFWEFPTVSMGLGPASAIYQAWTNRYLHNRGIKDTSQQDVWAFLGDGEMDEPESRGMLQLAAHQGLDNLTFVVNCNLQRLDGPVRGNGKIIQELEAQFKGAGWNVIKVIWGREWDALLNADKDRALVNLMNVTPDGDYQTYRAESGAFIREHFFGRDPRTKALVENMTDDDIWNMKRGGHDYRKIYAAYAAARAHQGQPTVILAQTVKGYGLGSGFAGRNATHQMKKLKSDELKALRDSLRIPIPDEQLEDPYSAPYYHPGADDTAIQYLLERRRQLGGFVPERRHAPKAIALPEPKSYELLKKGSGTQEVATTMAFVRLLKDLIKDKEFGKRIVPIIPDEARTFGLDSIFPSAKIFNTGGQHYLAVDRDLMLSYKESEAGQIMHTGINEAGSAAAFQSVGTAYATHGEHMVPVYIFYSMFGFQRTGDQFWAAGDQMTRGFIIGATAGRTTLTGEGLQHADGHSPLIAGTNTAMIAYDPAYGYEIRHIMRDAIERMYGASSDGVHDERGREQNVMYYLTVYNEPLVQPAEPEDVDVEGILRGIHRIAVSDVPGPKAQLLASGVGVPWALEAQRLLRDDWGVSADVWSVTSWSELRRDALAAEKAVFVDPSAEPRTPFLTQKLQGTGGPVIATSDYDHLVADQIRKWVPGDYEVLGADGFGFSDTRAAARRFFLIDGPSMVVKTLQVLARRGEISPDVVGRAVEKYRLLDVTAGTSGNAGGES, via the coding sequence GTGGCTTCGTACGACGAGACCGGACCGCTGATCAACGGTCTGCTCAGCTCGGTCCCCGACATCGACCCCGGCGAGACCGCCGAGTGGGTCGAGTCCTTCGACGGCCTGATCGACGACAAGGGCGGGCCGCGGGCCCGCTACGTCATGCTCAACCTGTTGCGCCGCGCACGTGAGCGCAACGTGGCGATCCCGGCGTCGTTCGCGACGCCGTACGTCAACACGATCGGCGTGCACGAGGAGCCGTACTTCCCCGGTGACGAGGCGCTCGAGCGCAAGTACCGCTCGTGGATCCGCTGGAACGCTGCCGTGCTGGTGACGCGCGCGCAGAAGCCGGGGATCGGCGTGGGCGGGCACATCTCGTCGTACGCGTCGGTCGCGACGCTGACCGAGGTCGGCCTCAACCACTTCTTCCGCGGGAAGGACCACCCGGGTGGTGGCGACCAGGTGTACTTCCAGGGGCACTCGTCCCCCGGCATGTACGCCCGTGCGTACCTGGAGGGGCGCCTCTCGCAGGAGGATCTCGACGGTTTCCGCCAGGAGAAGTCGAAGGGCGCTCACGGGCTGCCCTCGTACCCGCACCCGCGCCTGCTGCCCGAGTTCTGGGAGTTCCCGACGGTGTCGATGGGCCTCGGTCCGGCGTCGGCGATCTATCAGGCGTGGACGAACAGGTACCTGCACAACCGCGGCATCAAGGACACCTCACAGCAGGACGTCTGGGCGTTCCTCGGTGACGGCGAGATGGACGAGCCGGAGTCGCGCGGCATGCTGCAGCTCGCGGCGCACCAGGGCCTCGACAACCTGACGTTCGTGGTCAACTGCAACTTGCAGCGACTCGACGGTCCGGTGCGCGGGAACGGCAAGATCATCCAGGAGCTCGAAGCCCAGTTCAAGGGTGCGGGCTGGAACGTCATCAAGGTCATCTGGGGTCGCGAGTGGGACGCGCTGCTCAACGCGGACAAGGACCGCGCCCTGGTCAACCTCATGAACGTCACGCCTGACGGCGACTACCAGACGTACCGCGCCGAGTCCGGCGCGTTCATCCGGGAGCACTTCTTCGGGCGCGACCCGCGCACCAAGGCGCTCGTCGAGAACATGACCGACGACGACATCTGGAACATGAAGCGCGGCGGCCACGACTACCGCAAGATCTACGCGGCCTACGCCGCGGCGCGCGCCCACCAGGGCCAGCCGACGGTCATCCTCGCGCAGACGGTCAAGGGCTACGGCCTCGGTTCGGGGTTCGCGGGCCGCAACGCCACGCACCAGATGAAGAAGCTCAAGTCGGACGAGCTCAAGGCGCTGCGCGACTCGCTGCGCATCCCGATCCCGGACGAGCAGCTCGAGGACCCGTACTCGGCGCCGTACTACCACCCGGGTGCCGACGACACCGCGATCCAGTACCTCCTGGAGCGCCGTCGCCAGCTCGGCGGGTTCGTTCCCGAGCGGCGTCACGCGCCGAAGGCGATCGCGCTCCCCGAGCCGAAGTCGTACGAGCTGCTCAAGAAGGGCTCGGGCACGCAGGAGGTCGCCACCACGATGGCGTTCGTCCGCCTGCTCAAGGACCTCATCAAGGACAAGGAGTTCGGCAAGCGCATCGTGCCGATCATCCCCGACGAGGCGCGCACGTTCGGTCTGGACTCGATCTTCCCGAGCGCGAAGATCTTCAACACCGGTGGCCAGCACTACCTGGCCGTCGACCGCGACCTCATGCTCTCGTACAAGGAGTCCGAGGCCGGGCAGATCATGCACACCGGCATCAACGAGGCCGGTTCGGCTGCGGCGTTCCAGTCGGTCGGCACCGCGTACGCGACGCACGGCGAGCACATGGTGCCCGTCTACATCTTCTACTCGATGTTCGGGTTCCAGCGGACCGGCGACCAGTTCTGGGCGGCGGGCGACCAGATGACGCGCGGCTTCATCATCGGTGCCACCGCGGGCCGCACCACCCTGACCGGTGAGGGCCTGCAGCACGCCGACGGGCACTCGCCGCTCATCGCCGGCACCAACACGGCGATGATCGCGTACGACCCGGCCTACGGCTACGAGATCCGCCACATCATGCGCGACGCCATCGAGCGCATGTACGGGGCGTCGTCGGACGGTGTCCACGACGAGCGTGGCCGCGAGCAGAACGTCATGTACTACCTGACGGTGTACAACGAGCCGCTGGTCCAGCCGGCCGAGCCGGAGGACGTCGACGTCGAGGGCATCCTGCGCGGCATCCACCGGATCGCGGTGTCCGACGTCCCGGGTCCCAAGGCGCAGCTCCTCGCCTCGGGCGTGGGGGTGCCGTGGGCGCTCGAGGCCCAGCGGCTGCTGCGCGACGACTGGGGGGTGTCGGCCGACGTCTGGTCGGTCACGAGCTGGAGCGAGCTGCGCCGCGACGCGCTCGCCGCGGAGAAGGCGGTGTTCGTCGACCCGTCGGCCGAGCCGCGCACCCCGTTCCTGACGCAGAAGCTCCAGGGCACCGGTGGCCCGGTCATCGCGACGAGCGACTACGACCACCTGGTTGCCGACCAGATCCGCAAGTGGGTCCCGGGCGACTACGAGGTGCTCGGCGCCGACGGCTTCGGCTTCTCCGACACGCGCGCCGCGGCCCGCCGCTTCTTCCTCATCGACGGCCCGTCGATGGTGGTCAAGACGCTGCAGGTGCTGGCCCGCCGCGGCGAGATCTCGCCCGACGTCGTCGGCCGCGCCGTGGAGAAGTACCGCCTGCTCGACGTCACGGCAGGTACCTCGGGCAACGCGGGCGGTGAGAGCTGA
- a CDS encoding PucR family transcriptional regulator — protein sequence MPHATTNADHSLEHRAATVQRVREGAGFLAAAALRRLDEELPWYRDLQAEDRSYVGLVAQSGITAFVTWFADPSAPPSGVGEMFAAAPRELTQSISLQQALQLVRLMVDVVESHADQVAGPGAEREVREAVLRYSREVAFSAAEVYARAAELRGAWDARLEALVVDALVRGDGDDAVRSRVSALGWSGRGQVLVMVGTTTGGLDELHTADLRRAARRAAGDALVGIHGDRIVLVLGGDGDLVAAATSLVPRFGSGTVVIGGLVPSVAEASRSAAAALAGLAAAPAWPQAPRPVLADDLLPERVLIGDDAARRTLVGQAYRPLENATGSVLETLSAYLGTGRSLEAAARQLYVHPNTVRYRLRKVSEITGWDPLDARESFVLQVALALGQLT from the coding sequence GTGCCCCACGCCACCACGAACGCCGACCACAGCCTTGAGCACCGTGCCGCGACGGTGCAGCGCGTCCGTGAGGGGGCCGGGTTCCTGGCAGCGGCAGCCCTGCGCCGCCTCGACGAGGAGCTGCCGTGGTACCGCGACCTCCAGGCCGAGGACCGCTCCTACGTCGGCCTGGTGGCGCAGTCTGGCATCACGGCGTTCGTCACCTGGTTCGCCGACCCGTCGGCCCCGCCCAGCGGTGTGGGCGAGATGTTCGCCGCGGCTCCCCGCGAGCTGACGCAGTCGATCTCGCTGCAGCAGGCGCTCCAGCTCGTGCGCCTCATGGTCGACGTTGTCGAGTCGCACGCCGACCAGGTCGCCGGTCCCGGTGCCGAGCGCGAGGTCCGTGAGGCGGTGCTGCGGTACTCGCGCGAGGTCGCGTTCTCCGCCGCCGAGGTGTACGCCCGCGCCGCCGAGCTGCGCGGGGCGTGGGACGCCCGGCTCGAGGCCCTGGTCGTCGACGCGCTGGTGCGTGGCGACGGCGACGACGCGGTTCGCTCGCGGGTGTCCGCGCTGGGCTGGAGCGGACGCGGGCAGGTGCTCGTGATGGTCGGCACGACGACGGGTGGCCTCGACGAGCTGCACACGGCGGACCTGCGGCGGGCCGCGCGCCGTGCGGCCGGCGACGCGCTCGTGGGCATCCACGGCGACCGCATCGTCCTGGTGCTCGGCGGCGACGGCGACCTGGTGGCCGCCGCCACGAGCCTGGTGCCGCGCTTCGGGTCCGGGACCGTGGTCATCGGCGGGCTCGTGCCGTCGGTCGCGGAGGCTTCGCGCTCGGCGGCCGCCGCCCTCGCGGGGCTCGCGGCCGCTCCGGCGTGGCCGCAGGCCCCGCGCCCGGTGCTGGCCGACGACCTGCTGCCCGAGCGCGTCCTGATCGGCGACGACGCCGCCCGCCGCACGCTCGTCGGGCAGGCGTACCGGCCGCTGGAGAACGCCACCGGGTCGGTGCTCGAGACGCTCTCGGCCTACCTCGGCACCGGGCGCTCGCTGGAGGCCGCCGCGCGTCAGCTGTACGTGCACCCCAACACCGTCCGCTACCGGCTGCGCAAGGTCTCCGAGATCACCGGCTGGGACCCGCTCGACGCGCGCGAGTCGTTCGTGCTCCAGGTGGCGCTCGCTCTCGGCCAGCTCACCTGA
- a CDS encoding ACP S-malonyltransferase has protein sequence MLAVVCPGQGSQTPGMLAPWLDLPGGADLLAAYAAASGLDLVAHGTTSDADTIRDTAVAQPLIVASSLLSLRVVLDGRDTADVVDVTAGHSVGEVAAAAVAGVLDDAGAVGLVTRRAQAMAQAAAAAPSGMSAVVGGDPDEVRAAIEGAGLWPANINGAGQTVAGGSPENLAALAANPPARARVIPLQVAGAFHTPFMDSARDLFEPVATAWPAADPRVPFLADLDGQPHGDAAAVLARIAAQITAPVRWDLVMEGLAARGVTGILELAPGGVLTGLAKRALKGVELVAIKSPADVEAARDLVAAHSDAARTNGAQA, from the coding sequence GTGCTCGCCGTCGTCTGCCCAGGACAGGGCTCTCAGACCCCCGGGATGCTCGCTCCGTGGCTCGACCTGCCCGGAGGTGCTGACCTTCTTGCCGCATACGCTGCGGCGTCCGGCCTCGACCTCGTCGCCCATGGCACGACGTCGGACGCCGACACCATCCGGGACACGGCGGTCGCCCAGCCGCTCATCGTCGCCTCGTCGCTGCTGTCGCTGCGCGTCGTCCTCGACGGGCGTGACACCGCCGACGTCGTCGACGTGACCGCCGGGCACTCGGTCGGCGAGGTCGCCGCCGCCGCCGTCGCGGGCGTGCTCGACGACGCCGGTGCCGTCGGCCTCGTGACCCGCCGCGCGCAGGCGATGGCGCAGGCGGCCGCCGCTGCGCCGTCGGGGATGAGCGCCGTCGTCGGCGGCGACCCGGACGAGGTGCGGGCCGCCATCGAGGGTGCCGGCCTGTGGCCGGCGAACATCAACGGCGCGGGACAGACCGTCGCGGGCGGCTCGCCGGAGAACCTCGCGGCGCTCGCCGCGAACCCCCCGGCTCGCGCTCGGGTCATCCCGCTCCAGGTCGCCGGCGCGTTCCACACCCCGTTCATGGACTCGGCGCGCGACCTGTTCGAGCCGGTCGCGACGGCGTGGCCCGCGGCCGACCCGCGCGTGCCCTTCCTCGCCGACCTCGACGGGCAGCCGCACGGCGACGCCGCCGCGGTGCTCGCACGCATCGCTGCGCAGATCACCGCTCCCGTGCGGTGGGACCTCGTCATGGAGGGCCTCGCCGCCCGGGGCGTGACGGGCATCCTCGAGCTCGCCCCCGGGGGTGTGCTCACCGGTCTCGCCAAGCGCGCCCTCAAGGGCGTCGAGCTCGTCGCCATCAAGTCGCCTGCCGACGTCGAGGCCGCGCGTGACCTCGTCGCCGCCCACTCCGACGCCGCGCGCACGAACGGAGCCCAGGCATGA
- a CDS encoding beta-ketoacyl-ACP synthase III, with the protein MTVQLKQAQPVAHSRILGIGAERGELVVTNDDIAGPIDSSDEWIRQRTGIVTRRRAGADRDVLDLAQVAATKAIAAAGIAPDEIDAVVMSTISHFVQTPSAAAILADRIGANPAAAYDISAACAGYCYAIGQADALVRSGVARNVLAIGAEKLSEIIDPTDRSISFLLGDGAGAAVVGRSDTPGIGPTVWGSDGSKAATIRQTHSWTDLRADPSLGWPTLRQDGQTVFKWASFQVGKFAQAAMDAAGVGPQDIDVFVPHQANMRIIDQMVKQLKLPGDVVVARDIVETGNTSAASIPLAIDRLVAEGQAKSGDVALQIGFGAGLVYAAQVVVLP; encoded by the coding sequence ATGACAGTCCAGCTCAAGCAGGCCCAGCCGGTCGCCCACTCGCGCATCCTCGGCATCGGCGCCGAGCGCGGAGAGCTCGTCGTCACGAACGACGACATCGCGGGCCCGATCGACTCCTCGGACGAGTGGATCCGTCAGCGCACCGGCATCGTCACCCGCCGTCGCGCGGGCGCCGACCGCGACGTGCTGGACCTGGCGCAGGTCGCCGCGACCAAGGCGATCGCCGCCGCCGGCATCGCACCCGACGAGATCGACGCCGTCGTCATGTCGACCATCTCGCACTTCGTGCAGACGCCGTCGGCCGCCGCCATCCTGGCCGACCGCATCGGCGCCAACCCGGCGGCCGCCTACGACATCTCGGCCGCGTGCGCCGGCTACTGCTACGCGATCGGGCAGGCCGACGCGCTGGTGCGCTCGGGCGTCGCCCGCAACGTGCTCGCGATCGGCGCCGAGAAGCTGTCGGAGATCATCGACCCGACCGACCGCTCCATCTCGTTCCTGCTGGGCGACGGCGCGGGCGCCGCCGTCGTCGGACGCTCGGACACGCCGGGCATCGGCCCCACGGTCTGGGGCTCGGACGGTTCCAAGGCCGCCACGATCCGCCAGACGCACTCGTGGACCGACCTGCGCGCGGATCCGTCGCTCGGCTGGCCGACGCTGCGCCAGGACGGCCAGACCGTCTTCAAGTGGGCGAGCTTCCAGGTCGGCAAGTTCGCGCAGGCCGCGATGGACGCCGCCGGCGTGGGGCCGCAGGACATCGACGTGTTCGTCCCGCACCAGGCGAACATGCGGATCATCGACCAGATGGTCAAGCAGCTCAAGCTCCCCGGCGACGTCGTCGTCGCGCGCGACATCGTCGAGACGGGCAACACCTCGGCCGCGTCGATCCCGCTGGCGATCGACCGGCTCGTGGCCGAGGGCCAGGCGAAGTCGGGCGACGTCGCACTGCAGATCGGGTTCGGGGCCGGGCTGGTGTACGCCGCCCAGGTCGTGGTGCTGCCGTAA
- a CDS encoding acyl carrier protein encodes MAYTDTEILEGLAEIVAEETGLPTDAVVLEKSFTDDLDIDSLSMMTIVTHAEDKFGVRIPDEEVKNLATVGDAVTFIAGAQA; translated from the coding sequence ATGGCTTACACCGACACCGAGATCCTCGAGGGCCTCGCCGAGATCGTCGCCGAGGAGACGGGCCTGCCCACCGACGCCGTCGTGCTCGAGAAGTCCTTCACCGACGACCTCGACATCGACTCGCTGTCGATGATGACCATCGTGACGCACGCCGAGGACAAGTTCGGGGTCCGCATCCCCGACGAGGAGGTCAAGAACCTCGCCACCGTCGGCGACGCCGTGACCTTCATCGCCGGCGCCCAGGCCTGA